In Uranotaenia lowii strain MFRU-FL unplaced genomic scaffold, ASM2978415v1 HiC_scaffold_277, whole genome shotgun sequence, a single window of DNA contains:
- the LOC129759812 gene encoding titin homolog, with translation MATREKKPRAANSDSPTPSLGGGSDSAPSTPTSKCKGSRTSLSRQKSKQLQNINEDSAQSTDDINEVAASDPANTSGGSSGKSATNSRATRATKEENSEKTPSSKTRETDKDDSKEAKPPTKKKIPLKKPLARNKAKTTVTALKKTTLLKRKTRPIVGKPVLGKKVRARKQIDAKGKKEVTVTVKDSDSGGKNNTNLRNGKNRASESPVPKRKVVSSKDKEKSPKTEPTTPSKGDTVKPERRRSESISKCSDATETSVKDEDDRVSLPEIKKEILEDTDTKSKILDKMAGTFNECKTPTPVTVKDDKSVRRSSRQRKSTAKDKDDFVTPKIKAPVEIKSEPMDTDETDPAPLTIDTETHPKEVPSSEPEKDSSLSPELVSEGVSEMSVKEFYSEPAFLENNLGIEKDPKLGEIVQGQEKIKLDKCGDSNKAIDSNGSTSVNDPKPEIEPVVIKEEKIDEDIKITKPEEVEVEKLKEIIGIVGGESVAIKNTSILVVTSKEENPCGNESPLSDHSSGKDSITGSKDNSVVINKKLESRSDSDGERPAKQNTPKSKTNIKEPKPTKVRNTKDKSKEDEKLKEEKLRQEKLRVEEKVREEKLRAERLKLEEEKKLHEEKLLQEVKETIEQDVKSLSCDVEGKQECTTSVDEVISVIEKVLPVTTQTTLSLTSADSQLVLSVTSAEKIKIVEQSHTEVSKVEPILTNAVTLENLPAITLLKKDPKQVKDNVKSETVQLKAELEILPLKEAVVAKEEKLKELDSESPLQIISKSENAAAAVTVTTVTAKGSQSPLSIIKIQTDENSVNTATIFKEIPIETRVIQNDDPEAIQNCDPSKQQLDETKTAEISAPSVKEVLSPVVESSTTSPIPTASPPLVLEEPDDITNQKESHLAHLGLITLKAACAEKQRRKELNLLKPVTASGSSGNSGYTSSSSSKSGKSNRSTESTGTLKTVIKLNRGEKRKPRVPLKMTLQKGKGKGAEKDANGGDGNGEASFYIVQNEAEHQNSTQIDAAGSLQDGVSLPEVVAEVAKEVVQKAPLVIPEKASSFNVHPERLCQDQCFYCGGKFGLYDTPCHIAAMKSSERQQNILASEVKIKIDSCLCDACFRHVDRKANCPSYRKKTEAKSLSSLAKIQNSIDDRNQELSEVPNSSSVESLPPSTEDLEIVEEKIQGSCHVLNCGSNASHTIRRKWMLKMKKTINKILEINLEQSNFSTNLIPICDGHYELISHLMICAMCKRRLPKNHIYYIVNEIPQLERLIQEQGIAMKLGNSTLVVCKLCRYYANLLLKPPDAKSQKAQFIKNYNRRLLQFYERENEQQDSSSDGGIGGNKNTQEHITRIVTQPDIVISDGEEDETSNFVESGMVGESVSLQRRSVQQKPSSRNNTSPEIEEVTITPTPKVVPVGPSANVSGNSSIVLDTDVSIEIAGSAEKRRKDESIDMARALKANPNISMRELFPG, from the exons ATGGCAACCCGTGAAAAGAAGCCCAGAGCAGCGAATTCAGACTCTCCCACTCCATCCCTTGGCGGAGGTAGCGATTCAGCCCCCTCGACCCCGACCAGTAAATGCAAAGGCAGTCGCACATCCTTGAGCAGACAAAAATCCAAACAGCTGCAGAATATAAATGAAGATTCTGCACAATCAACAGATGATATTAACGAAGTCGCAGCATCCGATCCGGCTAACACCAGTGGTGGAAGCTCCGGTAAAAGCGCTACCAATAGTAGAGCCACAAGGGCCACTAAAGaggaaaattcggaaaaaacACCGAGCTCCAAAACCAGGGAAACCGACAAGGATGATTCTAAGGAGGCTAAACCGCCCACTAAAAAGAAGATTCCATTGAAGAAACCTCTGGCTCGTAATAAAGCCAAAACTACAGTCACTGCTCTCAAAAAAACTACGTTATTAAAACGTAAAACCAGACCAATTGTTGGCAAACCAGTGCTGGGCAAAAAAGTAAGGGCGCGTAAACAAATTGATGCTAAAGGCAAGAAGGAAGTGACCGTGACCGTGAAAGATTCCGATTCGGGTGGTAAAAACAACACTAACCTGCGCAATGGAAAAAATCGAGCCAGCGAGAGTCCTGTTCCAAAGCGCAAAGTCGTTTCTTCAAAAGATAAAGAGAAATCACCGAAGACGGAGCCAACCACCCCGAGTAAGGGTGACACGGTAAAACCAGAACGTCGTCGATCCGAGTCCATCTCAAAATGTTCAGATGCAACTGAGACTAGCGTGAAGGACGAGGACGACAGAGTTAGTCTGCCTGAAATCAAGAAAGAAATACTAGAAGACACAGATACTAAATCCAAGATATTGGACAAAATGGCAGGAACGTTTAACGAATGTAAAACTCCAACTCCTGTTACAGTGAAGGATGACAAATCGGTTCGACGAAGCTCACGACAGCGTAAGAGTACAGCTAAGGATAAGGACGATTTTGTAACCCCCAAAATAAAAGCACCAGTTGAGATTAAGTCCGAACCCATGGACACGGATGAGACGGATCCGGCTCCCTTAACGATTGACACCGAGACTCATCCTAAAGAGGTGCCCAGTAGTGAGCCGGAAAAAGATTCTTCTCTGAGCCCGGAACTGGTTAGCGAAGGTGTTTCGGAAATGAGTGTTAAAGAGTTTTATAGTGAACCGGcgtttttggaaaataatttaGGCATTGAAAAGGATCCGAAGCTGGGCGAAATTGTGCAAGgccaggaaaaaataaaacttgataaaTGTGGTGATAGTAACAAAGCGATTGATTCTAATGGTAGTACTTCGGTAAATGACCCGAAACCAGAAATAGAACCAGTCGTTATCAAAGAAGAAAAGATAGATGAGgatatcaaaattacaaaaccaGAAGAAGTTGAAGTggaaaaattaaaggaaatcatTGGTATCGTAGGTGGTGAAAGTGTGGCCATTAAGAATACTTCAATACTTGTAGTGACTTCTAAAGAAGAAAATCCTTGCGGAAATGAATCTCCGCTCTCGGATCATTCTTCGGGGAAAGACTCAATAACGGGTAGCAAAGACAATAGTGTAGTGATTAATAAAAAGTTAGAATCGCGTTCTGATTCTGACGGTGAACGACCGGCCAAACAAAATACTCCCAAGTCCAAAACTAATATCAAGGAACCTAAACCAACAAAAGTTCGAAATACTAAAGATAAATCGAAAGAAGACGAAAAGTTGAAGGAAGAAAAATTGCGCCAGGAAAAGCTTCGTGTCGAAGAAAAAGTACGCGAAGAAAAGCTCCGAGCCGAACGGCTTAAGCTGGAAGAAGAGAAAAAGTTACACGAAGAAAAATTGCTCCAAGAAGTGAAGGAAACTATTGAGCAAGATGTAAAGTCCCTTAGCTGTGATGTCGAGGGTAAGCAAGAGTGTACCACATCTGTCGATGAAGTGATCTCGGTTATTGAGAAAGTGCTTCCCGTAACAACCCAAACCACTCTAAGTCTAACGTCTGCTGACTCTCAATTGGTGCTATCTGTAACCTCtgcagaaaaaatcaaaattgttgaacaatCACATACTGAAGTGTCTAAAGTTGAACCCATTCTGACCAATGCGGTTACGCTGGAAAACCTCCCGGCAATCACCCTTCTAAAAAAAGACCCAAAACAGGTCAAAGATAACGTAAAGTCTGAAACCGTGCAGCTCAAAGCTGAACTTGAAATCCTACCCCTGAAGGAAGCAGTGGTGGCTAAAGAAGAAAAACTCAAAGAGCTGGACTCTGAGTCACCTTTACAGATAATTTCCAAAAGTGAAAATGCTGCAGCTGCAGTAACTGTCACAACCGTTACGGCCAAGGGAAGCCAATCGCCCCTTAGCATTATAAAAATACAGACTGATGAAAACTCTGTTAATACCGCTACtatattcaaagaaattccAATAGAAACCCGTGTAATCCAGAATGATGATCCCGAAGCGATTCAAAATTGCGACCCATCAAAACAACAGCTGGATGAGACAAAGACTGCCGAAATAAGCGCGCCTAGCGTAAAAGAAGTGCTTTCACCAGTGGTGGAATCTTCAACCACAAGCCCCATTCCTACAGCCTCACCACCCTTGGTTCTCGAAGAGCCAGACGACATTACCAACCAGAAAGAGTCGCACTTAGCACATTTAGGTTTGATAACCCTCAAAGCGGCCTGTGCCGAAAAACAACGAAGGAAGGAGTTGAATTTGCTAAAGCCGGTAACAGCCAGTGGCAGTTCCGGCAACAGTGGGTACACTTCCTCGTCCAGCAGTAAGTCCGGTAAGTCGAACAGAAGCACTGAGTCGACCGGAACTCTCAAAACTGTGATAAAGCTCAATCGAGGTGAAAAACGAAAACCTCGGGTGCCACTCAAGATGACCCTTCAAAAGGGAAAAGGCAAAGGTGCCGAAAAAGATGCCAACGGTGGCGACGGAAATGGGGAAGCTTCCTTCTACATTGTTCAGAATGAG GCTGAACACCAAAACTCCACCCAGATTGATGCAGCAGGATCtttacaag ATGGCGTATCTTTACCCGAAGTCGTCGCTGAAGTTGCTAAAGAAGTGGTTCAGAAGGCTCCGCTCGTTATCCCGGAAAAAGCATCCTCGTTCAATGTACACCCGGAACGTCTGTGTCAGGACCAGTGTTTCTATTGTGGTGGCAAATTCGGTTTATACGATACTCCGTGCCACATTGCTGCCATGAAATCGTCAGAACGACAGCAGAACATTCTAGCCA gcgaggtgaaaattaaaattgatagtTGCCTTTGCGATGCATGTTTCCGTCACGTAGACCGGAAAGCCAACTGTCCCTCTTACCGCAAGAAAACAGAAGCCAAATCGTTGTCATCATtggcaaaaattcaaaacagcaTCGATGATAGGAATCAGGAATTATCTGAAGTACCAAACAGTTCCTCTGTCGAATCGCTTCCTCCGTCGACTGAAGATTTAGAAATCGTAGAAGAGAAGATTCAGGGTAGCTGTCATGTGCTAAATTGCGGCTCGAATGCTTCCCACACGATTCGGCGCAAGTGGATGCTTAAGATGAAGAAAACAATTAACAAAATACTAGAAATCAACCTGGaacaatcaaatttttccactaATTTAATCCCCATATGCGATGGGCACTACGAGTTGATCAGCCATTTGATGATTTGCGCGATGTGCAAACGGCGGCTACCAAAGAACCATATTTACTACATTGTCAAT gaaaTTCCACAGCTAGAACGATTGATCCAGGAACAAGGTATTGCCATGAAGCTGGGAAATTCAACATTGGTCGTGTGCAAGCTTTGTAGATATTATGCTAACCTTTTGTTGAAACCTCCAGATGCTAAATCACAAAAGGCTCAGTTTATCAAAAACTACAATCGAAG ATTGCTCCAGTTCTACGAACGTGAAAACGAACAACAGGATTCGTCTAGCGATGGTGGCATTGGTGGCAATAAAAACACCCAGGAACATATTACCCGCATCGTAACACAGCCCGATATCGTTATCTCAGATGGAGAGGAAGATGAAACCTCCAACTTTGTCGAATCAGGAATGGTGGGCGAGAGCGTTTCTTTACAACGAAGAAGCGTTCAACAGAAACCCTCATCGCGAAATAACACGTCTCCTGAAATCGAAGAAGTGACCATTACTCCAACACCCAAGGTTGTTCCCGTAGGGCCCTCGGCGAACGTGAGTGGAAACAGCTCAATTGTGCTAGACACAGATGTGTCAATCGAAATTGCCGGATCAGCCGAGAAGCGACGTAAAGACGAAAGTATAGATATGGCCAGAGCACTTAAGGCTAATCCCAACATTTCAATGCGTGAGCTGTTTCCGGGT